CGCCGTCGCGGACCTCGTGCCAGACCGTGCCGATGTCGTCGGCGTCGGCGGTGCGGATGTGCACGAGCTCGTCCCACCACAGGCTCGGCGTGCCGAGGTGATGGACACGCAGCCACGCGCCGCCCGTGACGAGCAGGAACGCGAGCACGAGCTCCAGGGGTCGCAGCGGGCGGCGCATGCGGCGTCGGGCTCGCATAGCACGCCCGGGTGGCCGCTCGCACGGCGGCGGCGGAGCGGAGTAGAACCTCGCCCACCATGAAGATCGAGGGCGCGCTCACCCCGGCCGACGTGACCCGGACCGGCGCCGCGGCGCGCGCGCTCGAGGCGCAGGGCTTCGACGGCATCCTGTCGTTCGAGGGCGCCCATGATCCGTTCCTTCCGCTCGCCGTCGCCGCCGAGCACACGACGCGCGTCGAGCTCACGACCGCCATCGCGATCGCCTTCGCGCGCAACCCCATGGTGTGCGCGTACACGGCGAACGACCTGCAGCTCCTCTCGAAGGGTCGCTTCGTGCTCGGGCTCGGCACCCAGATCCGCCCGCACATCGAGAAGCGGTTCGGCGAGACGTGGTCGCGCCCGAACCGGCGCATGCGCGAGTTCGTGCGCGCGATCCGCGCCATCTGGCGCGCCTGGGACACGGGCGAGCGGCTCGACTTCCGCGGCGAGCTCTACACCCACACGCTCATGACGCCGTTCTTCAGCCCGGGGCCGAATCCGTACGGCCGGCCCCGCATCTTCCTCGCCGGCTTCGGCCCCGCCATGATCGGCGTCGCGGGCGAGGTCGCCGACGGGTGGATCGTGCACCCGCTGAACTCGCCCGGCTACGTCGCCGCCGTCGGGCTGCCCGCGCTCGAGCGCGGCCTCGCCGCGTCGGGGCGCTCGCGCGAGCAGGTCGAGATCGCGTGCCAGACGATCACGATGATCGGCTCGACCGACGAGGAGATCGCCGCCGCTCGCGGCAAAGCGAAGGGGCAGATCGCGTTCTACGGCTCGACGCCCGCGTATCGCGTCCTGCTCGAGCACCACGGCTGGGGC
This DNA window, taken from Candidatus Eisenbacteria bacterium, encodes the following:
- a CDS encoding TIGR03617 family F420-dependent LLM class oxidoreductase — its product is MKIEGALTPADVTRTGAAARALEAQGFDGILSFEGAHDPFLPLAVAAEHTTRVELTTAIAIAFARNPMVCAYTANDLQLLSKGRFVLGLGTQIRPHIEKRFGETWSRPNRRMREFVRAIRAIWRAWDTGERLDFRGELYTHTLMTPFFSPGPNPYGRPRIFLAGFGPAMIGVAGEVADGWIVHPLNSPGYVAAVGLPALERGLAASGRSREQVEIACQTITMIGSTDEEIAAARGKAKGQIAFYGSTPAYRVLLEHHGWGDLQPELNRMSKQGQWFEMMRLVTDDMLDTIGVSGRPAEVGRALRRRNAWASRTSLVLYNETEPDAVVDLVRAFKAG